In Collimonas arenae, a single genomic region encodes these proteins:
- a CDS encoding class I SAM-dependent methyltransferase, with product MSSRTLNLDDTLYDYLLSHSLREHPAQTALRAATSSHARGGMQISPEQGQFMALLVKLTGARQTIEIGVFTGYSALSVALALPEDGHILACDISDEYTRIARPYWEQAKVAHKIDLQLAPALTTLDARLAAGAAGQYDFAFIDADKSAYDGYYERCLQLVRRGGLIAIDNVLWSGSVAAPAEDADTAALQQLNLKLHDDERIDLSMLPIGDGLTLARKR from the coding sequence ATGTCCAGTCGCACACTCAATCTTGACGACACGCTATACGACTATCTGCTAAGCCATTCGCTACGCGAGCATCCGGCTCAAACCGCGTTGCGGGCGGCAACCAGCAGTCATGCACGCGGCGGCATGCAGATTTCGCCCGAACAGGGCCAGTTCATGGCGCTTCTGGTCAAGCTGACGGGTGCTCGCCAGACTATAGAAATCGGCGTTTTTACCGGTTATAGCGCGCTGTCAGTGGCGCTCGCCTTGCCGGAAGACGGCCACATCCTGGCGTGTGACATCAGTGATGAATACACGCGTATAGCGCGCCCTTACTGGGAGCAAGCAAAGGTTGCACACAAGATCGATCTGCAGCTCGCACCGGCGCTGACGACGCTCGATGCCAGGCTAGCCGCCGGCGCAGCTGGACAATATGATTTCGCTTTTATCGATGCCGATAAAAGCGCTTACGACGGTTACTACGAACGCTGCCTGCAACTGGTGCGGCGCGGCGGCCTGATTGCCATCGACAATGTCTTATGGAGCGGTAGCGTGGCTGCGCCAGCGGAAGATGCCGATACGGCAGCGCTACAGCAGCTCAACCTCAAATTGCACGACGACGAACGCATCGACTTGTCGATGCTGCCAATTGGAGATGGTTTGACGCTAGCGCGTAAACGCTAA
- a CDS encoding DUF4148 domain-containing protein has translation MRTLKTIFTLLAFSATASAFAEASYPPEPAFTSTLTRAQVEQEVAKAQTAGVLLQSDASYPLVTTPAIHGQKPMMAQMREAAKTETGASIYTGA, from the coding sequence ATGCGTACCCTAAAAACCATTTTCACACTCTTGGCCTTCAGCGCAACCGCTTCAGCATTTGCAGAAGCAAGCTATCCGCCTGAACCGGCTTTCACATCGACCTTGACCAGAGCACAAGTCGAGCAAGAAGTCGCCAAGGCCCAGACCGCGGGAGTACTACTGCAAAGCGATGCCAGCTATCCGCTGGTAACTACTCCTGCCATACACGGTCAAAAACCGATGATGGCGCAAATGCGTGAAGCGGCAAAGACAGAAACCGGAGCCTCGATTTATACCGGTGCATGA
- a CDS encoding TetR/AcrR family transcriptional regulator — MMIQSSKSELTYTAIVNAALQIAAAEGVGKLSLGEVAKHLGISKSGVFSRVGSLEALQEAVLDEFDRRFSAEVFLPSTALSRGLPRLNSQVMAWIARASDPREIAGCLYIAGAFEYDDIEGPLRDRIQYGVTRWRATMRRTVIQAMEAGHLRPDTDPEQLIFEIYSLIVGLTHDIRLMRDRAAVQRVHNAYNRLISTYRSFNYQGA, encoded by the coding sequence ATGATGATTCAATCCAGCAAAAGCGAACTTACCTACACGGCAATCGTGAATGCGGCTTTGCAGATTGCCGCAGCTGAAGGGGTAGGAAAATTGTCTCTGGGAGAGGTCGCAAAACATCTCGGCATCAGCAAGAGCGGGGTGTTTTCGCGCGTGGGCTCGCTGGAGGCGCTGCAAGAAGCAGTTCTTGATGAGTTCGATCGCCGGTTTAGCGCAGAAGTGTTCCTGCCGTCCACGGCATTGTCGCGTGGTTTGCCCAGGCTGAACTCGCAAGTGATGGCCTGGATTGCAAGGGCCAGCGACCCACGGGAAATCGCCGGTTGCCTGTATATTGCCGGCGCCTTTGAATACGACGATATTGAGGGGCCGCTGCGGGATCGCATCCAGTACGGAGTGACCCGCTGGCGCGCAACCATGCGACGGACGGTAATCCAGGCGATGGAAGCAGGGCATTTGCGGCCGGATACCGACCCCGAGCAGTTGATCTTCGAAATTTACAGCCTGATCGTAGGTCTTACCCACGACATTCGCCTTATGCGCGATAGGGCGGCGGTACAGCGGGTGCATAACGCTTATAACCGGCTAATTTCTACCTATCGGAGCTTTAATTATCAGGGCGCTTGA
- a CDS encoding MFS transporter, with amino-acid sequence MTSTHSHNGDLSANLSSHASANDVRSANSDHPEVAPGEIAIGVVIGRASEYFDFFVYAMASVLVFPAVFFPFEQQLEGTLYSFVIFSFAFLARPFGTVAFMTIQRRFGREVKLTAALFILGISTAGMAFLPTFEHLGFYSIVLLSLLRIGQGIALGGSWDGLPSLLALNAPQNKRGWYAMLGQLGAPMGFMIAGALFAYLLSNLTTEDFLDWGWRYPFYVAFAINVVALFARLRLVSTPEYARLLDERELEPTKVIEMTRSQGRNLLIGALAALASYALFHLVTVFPLSWISLYSMRSVSDFLIIQVVGAALMAVGVVASGLIADKLGRRTTLGSCAILIAILSAFVPTLMNGGEIGQNIFILLGFSLLGLSYGQAAGAVTANFPAKYRYTGAALTSDLSWLVGAGFAPLVALGLSAHFGLAYVSFYLLSGAACSLAALSLNRALEIRD; translated from the coding sequence ATGACCAGCACCCATAGCCATAATGGCGATCTTTCCGCTAATCTCTCGTCGCATGCGTCAGCCAATGACGTCCGCAGTGCAAATTCCGACCACCCTGAAGTCGCCCCGGGCGAGATAGCCATTGGCGTGGTCATCGGCCGCGCCTCGGAATATTTCGACTTCTTCGTCTATGCGATGGCTTCGGTACTGGTGTTTCCGGCAGTGTTCTTTCCGTTTGAGCAACAGCTGGAAGGTACGCTGTACTCCTTTGTGATTTTTTCCTTTGCCTTCCTGGCACGACCGTTCGGCACCGTTGCCTTCATGACCATCCAGCGCCGTTTTGGCCGCGAGGTGAAGCTGACTGCCGCCCTCTTCATATTAGGTATATCCACCGCCGGCATGGCGTTCCTGCCGACTTTCGAACACCTTGGCTTTTATTCGATAGTCTTGCTGTCGTTGTTGCGCATCGGCCAAGGCATTGCCCTCGGCGGCTCCTGGGATGGCTTGCCGTCATTGCTGGCGCTCAATGCGCCGCAAAACAAGCGCGGCTGGTACGCCATGCTGGGCCAGCTCGGCGCGCCGATGGGCTTCATGATCGCAGGCGCCCTGTTCGCTTACCTGCTCTCCAATCTGACCACGGAAGATTTCCTGGACTGGGGCTGGCGCTATCCGTTCTACGTAGCATTCGCCATCAACGTCGTGGCGCTGTTTGCACGCTTGCGCCTGGTCTCGACACCGGAATATGCACGCCTGCTGGACGAGCGTGAACTGGAACCGACCAAAGTCATCGAAATGACGCGCTCGCAGGGCCGTAACTTGCTGATCGGCGCCTTGGCGGCTTTGGCCAGTTACGCCCTGTTCCATCTGGTGACCGTATTCCCGTTATCATGGATTAGCCTGTATTCGATGCGTTCGGTCAGCGACTTTCTGATCATCCAGGTCGTCGGCGCCGCCCTGATGGCGGTGGGCGTGGTTGCCTCCGGCCTGATTGCAGACAAACTGGGCCGCCGCACCACGCTTGGCAGCTGCGCGATACTGATTGCGATACTCAGCGCATTCGTGCCTACGCTGATGAACGGCGGCGAAATCGGCCAGAATATCTTCATTCTGCTGGGTTTCAGCTTGCTGGGCTTGTCGTATGGCCAGGCAGCCGGTGCGGTGACCGCCAATTTCCCTGCCAAATATCGCTACACCGGCGCCGCCCTGACCTCCGATCTGTCATGGCTGGTCGGTGCTGGTTTCGCACCGTTGGTAGCACTCGGCCTGTCCGCGCATTTTGGCCTGGCTTATGTCAGCTTCTACCTGTTGTCGGGCGCAGCCTGCTCGCTGGCGGCTCTGAGCCTTAATCGGGCACTTGAAATTCGCGACTAA
- the cyoA gene encoding ubiquinol oxidase subunit II, which translates to MVSLISRRGLLLLPVFLLAGCNTVVMNPSGDIASQQGRLIVVSTLLMLLIIVPVIALTIWFAWRYRKNNTAARYEPDWDHSTQLELVIWGAPLLIIIALGLLTWISTHTLDPYRPLSRLDADRPIPADVKTLTVEVVALDWKWLFIYPEQGIATVNELAAPVDVPIRFKITSSTIMNSFFIPALAGQIYAMPGMQTSLNAVINKPGEFEGFSANYSGAGFSDMRFKFHGLSQENFDQWVQARKAASGHLNRPDYLQLEKPSEKEPVRYYGTVDKDLYHAILNRCIEPGQMCMDQMMSGHKMEQHHE; encoded by the coding sequence ATGGTTTCCCTAATTTCTCGTCGCGGATTGCTTCTGCTGCCCGTCTTTTTACTGGCCGGCTGTAATACAGTAGTCATGAATCCGTCTGGCGATATCGCCTCTCAGCAGGGACGCCTGATCGTCGTCTCCACCTTATTGATGCTATTGATCATCGTTCCGGTGATCGCATTGACCATCTGGTTTGCCTGGCGCTACCGTAAAAACAATACCGCCGCGCGCTACGAGCCGGATTGGGACCACTCCACACAACTCGAACTGGTGATCTGGGGCGCGCCGCTGTTGATCATCATTGCACTCGGCCTGCTGACCTGGATCAGCACCCACACTCTGGATCCGTATCGGCCGTTGTCGCGCCTGGATGCGGACCGTCCGATTCCTGCCGATGTCAAGACCTTGACGGTTGAAGTCGTGGCGCTGGACTGGAAATGGCTGTTCATCTATCCGGAACAAGGCATCGCCACAGTGAACGAACTGGCAGCGCCGGTTGATGTTCCGATCCGCTTCAAGATCACGTCATCGACCATCATGAACTCTTTCTTCATCCCGGCGCTGGCCGGCCAGATCTACGCTATGCCGGGCATGCAGACATCGCTCAACGCGGTGATCAACAAGCCGGGCGAATTTGAAGGTTTCTCGGCCAACTACAGCGGTGCCGGTTTTTCCGACATGCGCTTCAAGTTCCACGGTTTGAGCCAGGAGAATTTCGATCAGTGGGTGCAGGCGCGTAAAGCCGCCAGCGGCCATCTGAACCGCCCTGACTATCTGCAGCTGGAAAAGCCAAGCGAGAAAGAACCTGTGCGCTACTACGGCACAGTCGACAAGGACCTGTATCACGCCATCCTCAACCGCTGCATCGAACCGGGCCAGATGTGCATGGACCAGATGATGAGCGGCCACAAGATGGAACAGCACCATGAATAA
- the cyoB gene encoding cytochrome o ubiquinol oxidase subunit I, whose translation MLDHIDLTKLIFGRLTWEAIPYHEPILIATFIMVALGGAVVLGALTYFKVWGILWRDWFTSIDHKKIGIMYVVLGLVMLLRGFADALMMRAQQAFAFGGSEGFLPAHHYDQIFTAHGVIMIFFVAMPLVTGLMNYVVPLQIGARDVAFPFLNNFSFWMTTFGGMLVMASLFVGEFARTGWLAYPPLSGILASPDVGVDYYIWALQIAGVGTLLSGINLIATIVKMRAPGMNMMKMPVFTWTALCTNVLIVAAFPVLTAVLGMLSLDRIFDTNFFTNDMGGNAMMYVNLIWIWGHPEVYILILPAFGIFSEVVSTFSSKRLFGYTSMVYATVVITILSYLVWLHHFFTMGSGASVNSFFGITTMIISIPTGAKIFNWLFTMYRGRIRFELPMLWTIGFMITFVIGGMTGVLLAVPPADFVLHNSLFLIAHFHNVIIGGVLFGMFAGINYWFPKAFGYKLDDFWGKCCFWFWTIGFYVAFMPLYVLGLMGVTRRMGHFEDPSLQIWFQIAAFGAVLIALGIASFVVQLVVSYIRRESLRDTTGDPWGARTLEWSTSSPPPDYNFAFTPVIHDNDAWTDMKANGYTRPLKDFVAIHMPKNTAAGFIIAALSAAIGFALIWHMWLVAVVGFVAMLAAIITHTFNYNRDYHISEDEVVRTEGERTRLLASHV comes from the coding sequence ATGCTAGACCATATCGATCTGACGAAGCTGATCTTCGGCCGTCTTACCTGGGAAGCGATTCCCTATCACGAACCGATTCTTATCGCGACCTTCATCATGGTCGCCCTCGGCGGCGCAGTGGTGCTTGGCGCACTGACCTATTTCAAGGTCTGGGGCATTTTGTGGCGCGACTGGTTTACCAGTATCGACCATAAAAAAATCGGCATCATGTACGTCGTCCTCGGCCTGGTCATGCTGTTGCGCGGCTTTGCTGACGCCCTGATGATGCGTGCCCAGCAGGCGTTTGCCTTCGGCGGCTCGGAAGGCTTCTTGCCTGCGCATCACTACGACCAGATCTTCACGGCGCATGGCGTCATCATGATCTTCTTCGTAGCGATGCCGCTGGTGACCGGTTTGATGAACTACGTGGTGCCGCTGCAGATCGGCGCGCGCGACGTGGCTTTCCCGTTCTTGAACAACTTCAGCTTCTGGATGACCACTTTCGGCGGCATGCTGGTGATGGCTTCGCTGTTCGTCGGTGAATTTGCGCGTACCGGCTGGCTGGCGTATCCGCCGCTGTCGGGCATATTGGCGAGTCCGGATGTGGGGGTGGATTACTATATCTGGGCCTTGCAGATTGCCGGGGTAGGGACGCTGCTCTCGGGGATCAACCTGATCGCCACCATCGTCAAGATGCGTGCGCCAGGCATGAACATGATGAAGATGCCGGTGTTCACCTGGACTGCACTGTGCACCAACGTCCTGATCGTCGCCGCTTTCCCGGTATTGACCGCCGTGCTCGGCATGCTGTCGCTGGACCGTATCTTCGACACCAACTTCTTCACCAACGACATGGGCGGCAACGCCATGATGTATGTCAACCTGATCTGGATCTGGGGTCATCCTGAAGTCTACATCCTGATCCTGCCGGCATTCGGTATCTTCTCTGAAGTGGTTTCAACCTTCAGCAGCAAGCGCCTGTTCGGTTATACCTCGATGGTTTACGCCACCGTGGTGATCACCATCCTGTCCTACCTGGTGTGGCTGCATCACTTCTTCACCATGGGCTCGGGAGCAAGCGTCAACTCGTTCTTCGGGATCACCACGATGATCATCTCGATCCCGACCGGCGCCAAGATTTTCAACTGGCTGTTCACCATGTACCGCGGCCGTATTCGTTTCGAGCTGCCAATGCTGTGGACCATCGGCTTCATGATCACCTTCGTTATCGGCGGCATGACAGGCGTGCTGCTGGCGGTACCGCCAGCCGACTTCGTGCTGCATAACAGTTTGTTCCTGATCGCCCACTTCCATAACGTGATTATCGGTGGCGTGTTGTTCGGTATGTTCGCCGGTATCAATTACTGGTTCCCGAAAGCTTTCGGCTACAAGCTGGACGATTTCTGGGGCAAGTGCTGCTTCTGGTTCTGGACCATCGGTTTCTACGTTGCCTTCATGCCGTTGTACGTGCTGGGCCTGATGGGCGTGACCCGCCGCATGGGCCACTTCGAAGATCCGTCGCTGCAGATCTGGTTCCAGATCGCTGCCTTTGGCGCCGTGCTGATTGCACTCGGTATCGCTTCGTTCGTGGTGCAGCTGGTGGTGAGTTATATCCGTCGCGAATCGCTGCGCGACACTACCGGTGACCCATGGGGTGCGCGTACGCTGGAATGGTCGACATCGTCGCCACCACCAGACTACAACTTCGCCTTCACGCCAGTGATACACGACAACGATGCGTGGACCGACATGAAAGCCAACGGCTACACCCGTCCGCTGAAAGATTTCGTGGCGATCCACATGCCGAAGAACACCGCAGCCGGCTTCATCATCGCCGCGCTCAGCGCAGCGATCGGCTTTGCCCTGATCTGGCACATGTGGCTGGTGGCAGTGGTTGGCTTCGTAGCGATGCTGGCCGCCATCATCACCCACACCTTCAACTACAACCGCGATTACCACATCTCTGAGGACGAAGTCGTCCGCACAGAAGGTGAACGCACACGATTGCTGGCTAGCCATGTCTGA
- the cyoC gene encoding cytochrome o ubiquinol oxidase subunit III, whose translation MSDITMNTNSAADPSARYYVREHHPENGTLLGFWLYLMSDCLIFACLFATYAVLGRNYAGGPTGAELFDLPLVAINTSLLLLSSITYGFAMLEMQRKRVRATLIWLAVTGILGACFIGFELYEFAHLIHEGYGPQRSGFLTSFFALVSTHGLHVSFGIVWLVTLMFQVKRHGLTPENGRRLMCLSMFWHFLDVVWIGVFTFVYLMGVLP comes from the coding sequence ATGTCTGATATCACTATGAACACTAACAGCGCGGCCGACCCGAGCGCGCGCTACTACGTCCGCGAACACCATCCGGAAAACGGCACTTTGCTGGGTTTCTGGCTGTACCTGATGAGCGATTGCCTGATTTTCGCCTGTCTGTTTGCGACCTACGCCGTATTGGGCCGTAACTACGCAGGTGGCCCGACAGGCGCCGAGCTGTTCGACTTGCCGCTGGTGGCAATCAATACTTCGCTGCTGCTGCTGTCGTCGATCACTTATGGCTTTGCAATGCTGGAAATGCAACGCAAGCGTGTCCGCGCCACCCTGATCTGGCTGGCGGTTACCGGCATCCTCGGCGCCTGCTTTATCGGCTTCGAACTGTACGAATTCGCCCACCTGATCCATGAAGGCTACGGACCGCAACGCAGCGGCTTTTTGACGTCGTTCTTCGCCCTGGTATCAACCCACGGCTTGCACGTCAGTTTCGGCATCGTCTGGCTGGTCACATTGATGTTCCAGGTAAAGCGCCACGGCCTTACTCCTGAAAACGGCCGTCGCCTGATGTGCCTGTCAATGTTCTGGCACTTTCTGGACGTGGTCTGGATCGGCGTCTTCACCTTTGTCTATCTGATGGGAGTTTTGCCATGA
- the cyoD gene encoding cytochrome o ubiquinol oxidase subunit IV yields MSGGHQQHPARVIGHGHDDHGHDGHMHADHGSLKSYTTGFILAVILTAIPFWLVMGKVIDKSSTLGLVLLAFAAVQIVVHMIYFLHMNTKSEGGWSMLALIFTIMLVFIMLSGSLWVMYHLNHNMMPGMMTDSSMHETVPESMQNMPGMSPMSNMPAPHEMHDMSTMPKNHDMP; encoded by the coding sequence ATGAGCGGCGGACATCAACAACACCCGGCGCGTGTCATCGGACACGGCCACGATGATCATGGCCACGACGGCCACATGCATGCCGACCACGGCAGCCTGAAAAGCTACACCACCGGTTTCATCCTGGCAGTCATCCTGACAGCGATTCCTTTCTGGCTGGTGATGGGCAAGGTCATCGACAAGTCCAGCACCCTCGGATTGGTGCTGCTGGCCTTCGCCGCCGTGCAGATCGTGGTGCACATGATCTATTTCCTCCACATGAACACCAAGTCCGAAGGCGGCTGGTCGATGCTGGCGCTGATCTTCACGATCATGCTGGTATTCATCATGTTGAGCGGTTCTTTGTGGGTCATGTATCACCTGAACCATAATATGATGCCGGGAATGATGACCGATTCGTCGATGCACGAAACGGTTCCTGAGTCGATGCAGAACATGCCGGGCATGTCACCTATGTCCAATATGCCTGCTCCGCACGAAATGCATGACATGTCCACCATGCCGAAAAACCACGACATGCCATGA
- a CDS encoding SURF1 family protein: MNSAPRGPVIQANKNAAPETAPRSCSSTAKLALLVCAVLMFAGFFALGTWQLKRLQWKLDLIQRVDARVHAPAVAAPGPEQWPQVTAESDEYRHVRLSGNYLYALTTRVQASTELGSGFWLLTPLRTADGSVVLVNRGFVPSAAPEQPAPGAIPVSSTVVVNGLLRISEPGGGFLRHNDPAGNRWYSRDVQAIAAAHGLSQVAPYFVDADAKKMPVDDDAGDGSSVRPVGGLTVIAFHNSHLVYALTWYALALMVVGGCYWGVREERKLPRSAAEISNAASNDQSDSESEDGKQN; this comes from the coding sequence ATGAACTCTGCGCCGCGAGGCCCGGTGATACAAGCAAACAAGAACGCGGCGCCGGAAACGGCGCCGCGTTCTTGCTCCAGCACAGCAAAGCTGGCGCTGCTGGTTTGCGCCGTGCTCATGTTTGCGGGTTTCTTTGCCCTTGGCACTTGGCAGCTCAAGCGCCTGCAATGGAAACTGGATCTGATTCAACGGGTTGATGCGCGCGTACATGCGCCAGCCGTAGCTGCTCCCGGTCCTGAACAGTGGCCGCAGGTCACAGCCGAATCCGATGAGTACCGGCATGTACGATTGAGCGGCAACTATCTCTACGCATTGACTACCCGGGTCCAGGCATCCACCGAGCTTGGCAGTGGTTTCTGGCTGCTGACGCCGCTGCGCACTGCCGATGGCAGCGTGGTGCTGGTCAACCGCGGCTTTGTTCCAAGCGCCGCACCTGAACAGCCCGCGCCTGGCGCCATACCTGTCTCCAGCACGGTGGTGGTGAATGGATTGCTGCGCATTAGCGAGCCGGGAGGTGGTTTTTTACGCCATAACGATCCCGCCGGAAACCGCTGGTATTCGCGCGACGTACAAGCGATTGCGGCTGCCCACGGCTTGTCGCAAGTTGCCCCTTATTTTGTCGATGCCGATGCAAAAAAAATGCCAGTCGACGATGATGCCGGAGACGGCTCGTCTGTGCGTCCGGTTGGCGGCCTGACGGTAATTGCCTTTCACAACAGCCACTTGGTTTATGCTCTCACTTGGTATGCTCTCGCTCTGATGGTCGTCGGAGGCTGCTACTGGGGCGTCCGCGAAGAACGAAAATTACCGCGCAGCGCTGCGGAAATCAGCAACGCCGCCAGCAATGACCAAAGTGACAGTGAAAGCGAAGATGGCAAGCAAAATTGA
- a CDS encoding ATP-binding protein, with protein sequence MASKIDLLANTEELKQRWTVATGVENAAGHKNMLQLIQLRWIAVIGQITTIAVVIVGFGIQLPLPHMLKVLACLVAFNIASHLRWHERRVATNGELFLALLVDVGILTAQLYLSGGTTNPFAFLFLLQVILSAVLLETWSTWSMVAITSLCLAGLSLFSEPLAFPADHGDGLSSLYVEGLLMCFVMNAALLVFFVTRINRNLRAGDAQLAELRQRAAEEDHIVRMGLLASGAAHELGTPLATLSVILGDWRRMPEFSQNPELLEEIGDMQTQLQRCKSIVSGVLLSAGEARGESSVKTTINTFLNELAKEWGATRPVASFAYENRIEQDIPVAFDSALKQMICNVLDNALEASPQWVSMEATRDGDSLILTVTDAGPGFIPSMLPQIGKPYQSSKGRPGSGLGLFFVVNVARKLGGTVTASNRPEGGALVQLTLPLAAISLEEEPEHAG encoded by the coding sequence ATGGCAAGCAAAATTGATCTTCTTGCAAATACAGAAGAGTTAAAGCAACGGTGGACAGTGGCAACGGGCGTGGAAAACGCCGCCGGTCACAAGAACATGCTGCAGCTGATCCAGCTACGCTGGATTGCTGTGATCGGGCAGATCACCACGATCGCCGTCGTCATCGTCGGCTTCGGCATTCAGCTGCCATTGCCGCACATGCTCAAAGTGCTGGCTTGCCTGGTGGCGTTCAATATCGCCAGTCATTTGCGCTGGCACGAACGCCGCGTCGCCACCAATGGTGAATTGTTCCTGGCATTGTTGGTCGATGTCGGCATCCTGACTGCACAGCTTTACCTGAGCGGCGGCACCACCAATCCTTTCGCCTTCCTGTTTCTGCTGCAGGTGATTCTCAGTGCTGTGCTGCTGGAAACCTGGTCGACCTGGAGCATGGTCGCCATCACCAGCCTGTGCCTGGCTGGCCTGTCGCTGTTTTCCGAGCCGCTGGCGTTCCCGGCCGATCACGGCGACGGCTTATCCAGCCTGTACGTCGAAGGCCTGCTGATGTGCTTCGTGATGAATGCCGCTTTGCTGGTGTTTTTCGTCACCCGCATCAATCGCAACCTGCGCGCGGGCGATGCACAGCTGGCCGAATTGCGGCAGCGCGCAGCAGAGGAAGATCACATCGTCCGTATGGGCTTGCTGGCCTCAGGCGCCGCGCACGAACTTGGGACGCCACTGGCGACCTTGTCGGTGATCTTGGGCGATTGGCGCCGTATGCCCGAGTTCAGCCAGAATCCTGAACTGCTGGAAGAAATCGGCGACATGCAAACCCAGCTGCAACGCTGCAAGAGCATCGTCAGCGGGGTCTTGCTTTCGGCTGGCGAAGCGCGCGGCGAATCATCGGTAAAGACCACCATTAATACTTTTTTGAACGAGCTGGCGAAGGAATGGGGCGCGACCCGTCCGGTCGCCTCGTTTGCCTATGAAAACCGCATTGAACAAGATATTCCGGTGGCGTTCGACTCAGCGCTCAAGCAGATGATTTGCAATGTGCTGGATAATGCCCTGGAAGCATCGCCGCAATGGGTCAGCATGGAAGCCACGCGCGACGGCGACTCGCTGATCCTGACTGTCACCGATGCCGGTCCCGGTTTCATACCCTCCATGCTGCCCCAGATCGGCAAGCCGTACCAGTCGAGCAAAGGCCGCCCGGGCAGCGGCCTGGGACTGTTTTTTGTGGTCAATGTGGCCCGCAAACTGGGCGGAACCGTCACCGCCAGCAACCGTCCGGAGGGTGGGGCGCTGGTGCAGCTGACATTGCCGCTGGCGGCCATCAGCCTTGAGGAGGAACCAGAACATGCCGGCTGA
- a CDS encoding response regulator transcription factor encodes MPADRLLLIIEDDATFARTLGRSFERRDYTVLLAANLDEAALLLQQHSPGYAVVDLKLSDNTSGLACVQMLHKHDPAMLIVVLTGFASITTAVEAIKLGACQYLAKPSNTDDIEAAFGHVAGIAEVELTTRSTSIKTLEWERIHEVLVETGFNISETARRLGMHRRTLARKLEKQRIK; translated from the coding sequence ATGCCGGCTGATCGTCTGCTGCTGATTATTGAAGACGACGCAACTTTCGCACGTACGCTCGGCCGTTCATTTGAACGGCGCGACTATACCGTACTGCTTGCCGCCAATCTGGATGAAGCAGCGCTGCTGTTGCAGCAGCATTCGCCCGGCTATGCCGTGGTCGATCTCAAGCTGAGTGACAATACTTCCGGCCTGGCTTGCGTGCAAATGCTGCACAAGCACGATCCGGCGATGCTGATCGTGGTGTTGACCGGTTTCGCCAGCATTACCACGGCGGTGGAAGCAATCAAGCTCGGCGCATGCCAATACCTGGCCAAGCCGTCCAATACCGACGATATCGAAGCCGCATTTGGCCACGTTGCAGGAATCGCAGAAGTTGAACTGACCACGCGTTCAACGTCAATCAAGACCCTGGAATGGGAACGGATCCACGAAGTACTGGTGGAGACCGGCTTCAATATATCCGAGACAGCGCGCCGACTTGGAATGCACCGACGTACACTAGCACGCAAGCTGGAAAAACAGCGCATCAAGTAG
- a CDS encoding RDD family protein, with product MEQVGSELEYVGFWPRMLASLVDSVLQLLVIIPAMLAIYGSAYWQDDRIFKGNGGFLFEWVFPAIATLAFWLLTQSSPGKMMIGAKIVNAKTGRDPAPVQLAVRYIGYFVSAFGLCLGFIWIAFDKKKQGWHDKMAGTVVVRRKDHGKKESVSFSKGTT from the coding sequence ATGGAGCAAGTGGGATCGGAGTTGGAATACGTCGGATTCTGGCCGCGCATGTTGGCCAGCCTGGTCGATTCTGTGTTGCAGTTGCTGGTGATCATCCCGGCAATGCTGGCAATTTACGGTAGTGCATACTGGCAAGACGATCGTATTTTCAAAGGCAACGGCGGCTTTTTATTTGAATGGGTGTTTCCAGCCATCGCCACCCTGGCATTCTGGCTGTTGACCCAAAGCTCGCCGGGAAAAATGATGATCGGCGCCAAAATCGTCAATGCAAAAACCGGAAGAGATCCAGCGCCAGTACAGCTGGCTGTACGCTATATCGGCTATTTTGTTTCCGCATTCGGGCTGTGCCTGGGATTCATATGGATTGCCTTTGACAAGAAAAAACAAGGTTGGCATGACAAGATGGCAGGCACCGTTGTCGTGCGCAGGAAGGACCATGGAAAAAAGGAAAGCGTCAGCTTTAGCAAGGGAACGACCTGA